The sequence AAATCGTATCTATTTTAGCCCTAAATCCCATGCCTGTCAAAGAGGGGTGCCTGCTTCGTCAAAAACCGAACTCTCCAGTCTTATTGGTGGCTACCGCCTCTGCGCCCAGTCAGAAGCCAAGAGCTCTAAAACGATAGAGATGGTAAGGAGTTCGGTAAGATACCTGGAAGAATTCTTGTCTAGCCAGGGACTGTCTACAGATGCCGCTGATATAGGCGTCAGCGAAATCAGGACATTCATTGTGCATCTGCAGCAAAAAAACCGGTTTAGTAGCCACCCCTATGCTAAACCCCAGCAAGGCAGACTCAGCGAACACACCGTAAATTGCTATCTCCGCTCGATAAGGGCATTCTGGTCATGACTCCTCTCCGAGGAGATAGTTGACCGTAATCCTTTCACCAAAATAAGAATCCCTAAGCCGCCAAGAAAAATTATACCTACCTTCTCCAATCCCCAGTTCCAGACTTTGCTCAGCGTCATCAATACCTCAACCCCGGAGGGCTATCGTGACATGTCAATAATCCTGGTTTTGCTCGATACCGGACTCAGGGTCTCGGAACTGACAAGCCTGACACTACCGGATGTCAGATTAGCCGAGGGTGTCCTGAAGTCTTCGGGAAGGGCAGGAAAGAGCGCCTGATTCCGATTGGCAAAGCCAGTCAGCGTGTTTTGTGGAATTATGTCAACCGATACCGACCTCAGCCGGCTAACCCCAGGTGCGACCTTGTCTTTCTCACCAAGGACGGCTGGCCGCTGACCAAGAACCGAATCCAAAAGCTGATGGGGAAATATGGTAAAAGGGCCGGTATCGAAGGTGTCAGGTGCTCCCCTCATACATTAAGGCATACGGGAGCCGTTATGTTCCTGAGAAACGGCGGAGATGTGTTCAACTTGCAAAGACTGCTGGGGCACTCGAGCCTGGAGATGACCTGTCATTACTGCGAGTTAGCCGACGTTGATGTGAAGAGAGCGCACACGATTGCCAGCCCGGTCGACAACTTGAACCTGGGGAAGCAGCAATTAAGGTGACACATTAATCGTTGCCGAGCAACGAAATCCAATAGCACTTCACAGAAGGGCTTCTTGCCGCGCGTACCAGTCACGAGCGATTATGAAGTGGGAACCTCAGAAGTAAGCTATGATTTGGCTATTTCGACACACTGCCGGGGCATGAAAAGAAAGTTGACAGTACTCTTCCGTGATGAGGATCCCTATATAAGACTGAAGGTCGAGGCTGACAGAAGGCAGATGGTATTGAGCGACGTAGTAACTGATGGCATACGCGAGTGACTGGAAGATTGTGAGGATGAAGAACCTGTTAACTATGATTGAAGCTGCTAGGTCGGAATGGAAAGAGAAAGGTGGTCGCCCTTGGTCCGAGTTGGTCCATTAATTGTGTTCCGGTATCGCTCCAAATAATGAGCATGTGCTCCAGATTGTGAGCGATGCACGGTCTTGGTGGTGAGATATCATAGTCCTTCTTGGGCAAGCGCTTTCTCAAGCTTGGCAATAAGCGGGGGTAGCTCACGGGCGGTCGTCTCCCAGACTAGCTCGTAATTGATATCGAAGTAGCCATGAATTAAGCGATTGCGCGTGTCCGCCATCTGGCGCCACGGAATCTCCGGGTACTTGGTGCGGAATTCCTCCGTCACGCCGGTGGATGCCTCACCGATTACCTCCAGCAAGCGAACCAGCGCCAAGGCGAGTAATTCATCCGAGTCTAAATCGTCCCGGCTCTTCCCGCTAGTGAACCGAACGGCCTTAAGAGCAGAATCCAGAATGTGATGTAGACGGGTAGCGTCATCGGGTGGTGGCATATTGCACCTCAGCTTCTCTTAGCACACGGTCGCGGAAATAGCGACTCAAGTCGGCCGGTGTGCGCAGGTCTACCTTATGCCCATCTAATAATGCGGAAAGCTCAGTCTCCATATCCGCCAGTCCAAAAAGTCCGGGAACGTGCCCGGGTTCAAACTCTACCAGCATATCAATATCACTGTCCTGGCGGAAGTCCTCCCTCAGCACTGAACCGAAAAGAGACAGCTTTTTTATATGGTGTCGGCGACAAAACTCAGCCAGTTTAGCTTTAGACACAGGAAAGCTATATGTTTGAATTAAACTTGCACTGGCTTTCAGTTTTTGAAGCTCACCTTCATTACCTACCAGAAAAATCTTCTCATTCTCGAGCACAGTCTTTACGAAATGATGGTCTTCTTTTACTTTTTGCTTGAACTCGGCGGGAGGGTAGACTACCGGGTTTATTTCTCTCTGGATGAGCTTCTCCGCCTGGGAGATGGCAGACGAAACACTAGAAAAGGAAACCTCTCCGATTATCATGACATCTATGTCACTGGCTCTAGTATCTGCGATTTGAGCAACGGAGCCGAAGATAAAAGCCACCTCGATCTTCTTTGAAATTGGGGCTAATGATTCCCGGATAACATCAGCCACACCGAAGGTCTTTCGCACTATGCCTTTCAACTCATTGTAAATAGGGCACTGTACGTTGGCACGAAAATGGACCTGTTTGCCCCGTACTTCTCGGATGATGATACCAGTATCCGTCAGGTTTTTTAGCTCTCTCTGTATCGGCCCTAAGCCGATACCAGTGATACTTGCAATCTGGCGCAAGTAGAATGATTCATCGGCACGGTTATAGAGCAAGGATAAAACCGCCCGTCGTGACTTGCCGAAGAGGGTTGCAGTAAGAATATTGTTATTTAATGATGTAATCGCCATGGTTACAATTGTAACTCTTTAGGTTACGT comes from Dehalococcoidales bacterium and encodes:
- a CDS encoding nucleotidyltransferase domain-containing protein → MAITSLNNNILTATLFGKSRRAVLSLLYNRADESFYLRQIASITGIGLGPIQRELKNLTDTGIIIREVRGKQVHFRANVQCPIYNELKGIVRKTFGVADVIRESLAPISKKIEVAFIFGSVAQIADTRASDIDVMIIGEVSFSSVSSAISQAEKLIQREINPVVYPPAEFKQKVKEDHHFVKTVLENEKIFLVGNEGELQKLKASASLIQTYSFPVSKAKLAEFCRRHHIKKLSLFGSVLREDFRQDSDIDMLVEFEPGHVPGLFGLADMETELSALLDGHKVDLRTPADLSRYFRDRVLREAEVQYATTR
- a CDS encoding DUF86 domain-containing protein produces the protein MPPPDDATRLHHILDSALKAVRFTSGKSRDDLDSDELLALALVRLLEVIGEASTGVTEEFRTKYPEIPWRQMADTRNRLIHGYFDINYELVWETTARELPPLIAKLEKALAQEGL